A single window of Nocardioides kongjuensis DNA harbors:
- a CDS encoding TetR family transcriptional regulator C-terminal domain-containing protein: MARTRSNRRLDRPREQVLATTLEMIAEQGLGKVTIASLAARLETSGGHLLYYFGTRNGLLLETLRWSESQYAEQRAPLVERAAAGTGDLATVLEFAGVFLPVDERDPRWMLWLELWARAPYDAELAAAQRELDDHWHHDLVAVLRACLPGVADAEGLSARLRAMWDGFAIAIVNGGGTAQREVAIGHTRASLVPA; encoded by the coding sequence GTGGCACGCACCCGATCGAACCGGCGCCTGGACCGGCCCCGCGAGCAGGTGCTCGCCACGACCCTCGAGATGATCGCCGAGCAGGGACTGGGCAAGGTCACCATCGCCTCGCTGGCCGCCCGGCTGGAGACCAGCGGCGGCCACCTCCTCTACTACTTCGGCACCCGCAACGGCCTGCTCCTGGAGACGCTGCGCTGGAGCGAGAGCCAGTACGCCGAGCAGCGGGCCCCCCTCGTCGAGCGGGCCGCCGCCGGCACCGGCGACCTCGCCACCGTGCTCGAGTTCGCCGGGGTCTTCCTGCCGGTCGACGAGCGCGACCCGCGGTGGATGCTGTGGTTGGAGCTGTGGGCGCGGGCGCCGTACGACGCCGAGCTGGCGGCCGCCCAGCGCGAGCTCGACGACCACTGGCACCACGACCTGGTCGCGGTGCTGCGCGCCTGCCTGCCCGGGGTCGCCGACGCGGAGGGACTCTCGGCCCGGCTCCGCGCGATGTGGGACGGCTTCGCGATCGCGATCGTCAACGGCGGCGGCACCGCCCAGCGCGAGGTCGCGATCGGGCACACCCGCGCGAGCCTCGTCCCCGCCTGA
- a CDS encoding APC family permease — MTETITARAAGTAPADGHEGTEGHGGGLARVLGPAGAVLLVLSCITPASSLFIIVPEMMASQGSGVVLTILAGILISVAVGACYAELGTRVASAGGEYAMVTHTLGRCAGWLTFALSGVLLWVIPPVIALGTADYLSDLVSLDRAATGAVVMLVATGIALLDIRANALVTGIFLLLEIVAAAVVALLGAAHVQRGPGELLSAHVLGDSGLEPFTAALLVSGLTVGVFVVSGFGTAAYLAEEVVEPRRNVARVVFWSLGLGGLVILVPTVTTVLAVDDLGALATGDFSEFVRAWGGDATAVAVNLGIAIAILNAAIVMVLQNSRVVYASGRDRAWPPAVNRALSLLGPRYGAPWVATLVIGIPGAVLAWAVDIEALLGITSVVISAMYVALAIAAIKVRRMSTAPGWRMPLWPLPPLLVVLAVGYALVGADPVDLAITGGILAAALVYYLTYLARRPDERFVVIDPTDEPALQEI; from the coding sequence ATGACCGAAACCATCACCGCGAGGGCGGCGGGGACCGCGCCTGCCGACGGGCACGAGGGAACCGAGGGACACGGGGGAGGGCTGGCCCGTGTGCTGGGCCCGGCCGGCGCCGTGCTGCTGGTGCTCTCGTGCATCACGCCGGCCTCGAGCCTGTTCATCATCGTTCCCGAGATGATGGCCAGCCAGGGCAGCGGCGTGGTCCTCACGATCCTCGCCGGCATCCTGATCTCGGTCGCGGTCGGCGCCTGCTACGCCGAGCTCGGCACCCGCGTCGCCAGCGCCGGCGGTGAGTACGCGATGGTCACCCACACCCTCGGCCGGTGCGCCGGCTGGCTGACCTTCGCCCTGTCCGGCGTGCTGCTCTGGGTGATCCCGCCCGTCATCGCGCTCGGCACCGCCGACTACCTCTCGGACCTGGTCAGTCTCGACCGCGCGGCCACCGGTGCCGTCGTCATGCTCGTCGCCACCGGCATCGCCCTGCTCGACATCCGCGCCAACGCGCTGGTCACCGGCATCTTCCTGCTGCTCGAGATCGTGGCGGCGGCCGTCGTCGCGCTGCTCGGTGCCGCGCACGTCCAGCGCGGTCCGGGCGAGCTGCTGAGCGCGCACGTCCTCGGCGACAGCGGTCTCGAGCCGTTCACCGCGGCCCTGCTGGTCTCCGGGCTGACCGTCGGCGTCTTCGTCGTCAGCGGCTTCGGTACGGCGGCCTACCTGGCCGAGGAGGTCGTCGAGCCCCGCCGCAACGTGGCCCGCGTCGTGTTCTGGTCGCTCGGCCTCGGCGGCCTGGTGATCCTGGTCCCGACCGTCACCACCGTGCTGGCCGTCGACGACCTCGGTGCCCTCGCGACCGGCGACTTCTCCGAGTTCGTCCGGGCCTGGGGCGGCGACGCCACCGCCGTCGCGGTCAACCTCGGCATCGCGATCGCCATCCTCAACGCCGCCATCGTGATGGTGCTGCAGAACAGCCGCGTGGTCTACGCCTCCGGCCGCGACCGCGCCTGGCCGCCGGCGGTCAACCGTGCGCTCAGCCTCCTCGGCCCGCGCTACGGCGCCCCGTGGGTCGCCACCCTCGTCATCGGCATCCCGGGTGCCGTCCTCGCGTGGGCCGTCGACATCGAGGCCCTGCTGGGCATCACCTCGGTGGTCATCTCGGCGATGTACGTCGCGCTCGCGATCGCGGCGATCAAGGTGCGCCGGATGAGCACCGCCCCGGGCTGGCGGATGCCGCTGTGGCCGCTGCCGCCGCTGCTCGTCGTGCTGGCGGTCGGCTACGCCCTCGTGGGCGCCGACCCCGTGGACCTCGCCATCACCGGCGGCATCCTCGCCGCGGCCCTCGTCTACTACCTCACCTACCTCGCCCGCCGGCCCGACGAGCGCTTCGTCGTCATCGACCCGACCGACGAGCCCGCCCTCCAGGAGATCTGA
- a CDS encoding indolepyruvate ferredoxin oxidoreductase family protein has translation MTELLDRPAGEPAAPYDLDDRFRVDAPPTLLTGVQAIARLLVEHRALDRRRGLNTATFVSGYQGSPLGGLDRMLAGMQDVLDENAIRFVPGLNEELAATAVWGSQVDLPLGTSKYDGVTGFWYGKGPGVDRATDALRHANMYGVNRRGGAVLLVGDDPASKSSTVPAVSERSLAALGIPVLFPRNSTEIVTLGLHAIEMSRSTGCVVALKIVADVADGAWVVDSSDVHLTPVTPTIDWNGHPYAYTQSPIVLRPAMIVGAEAELVGPRTALVHEYSARNGLNVVEVDAPGARLGLVASGSCYDSLRQALTDLGVTDEALVAAGVRVMRMGMMSPVEPEAVRRFADGLEEIVVVEDKTSFMEMQVRDLLYGSANAPRILGKLDAAGQRLIPADGELTAGRLLAPLRHALEGWLTVAPPQRPRTSLPLLPVNRSAYFCSGCPHNRSTVLPEGSMGGGGIGCHAMVTISDRPESAVTGVTQMGGEGAQWIGQAWFTDAGHIFQNVGDGTFFHSAQLAVQACIAAGVNITYKLLFNEVVAMTGAQDAEGALSVAQLTHKLSTEGVAKIIVCADDPGRHRRRDLAAGTLLWERDRLDEAQRILRDTPGVTVLIYDQHCAADARRQRKRGGLPARTQRVVINEAVCEGCGDCGAKSNCLSVQPVETEYGRKTRIEQTSCNTDYSCLDGDCPSFVVVETEPRRKRRASRAGKAAKAKRSYPTPPSVAASTADEPVTATQNVFMAGIGGTGIVTVNQVLATAALRAGYAVESLDQTGLSQKAGPVTGHLRFAAGDLEPANRLTPGSADCFLGFDLLTLAEDRNLTYGDPETTRTVVSTSRTATGAMVHDPKVQHPDEAGLLDRVRTASVELFDFDALEAADRIFGNTVAANFLLVGAAHQTGALRLPAAAIEEAIEINGTAVAANIAAFRWGRVAVTDPAAFMAAGAAASPAPVRALPVPASVAAAGLEGELLRLVSQRAADLVAYQDERLADSYVALVAQVAAAERAATSETRFSEAVARNLFKLTAYKDEYEVARLLTDPAFLASTGDAFPGGTIAFKLHPPVLRAMGRKSKISFGPRSHGSLRALARMKSLRGTRADVFGYAHLRKVERELRDHYRTLVTDLASELGDAASYDRAVRIAELPDLVRGYESVKLRNVEEYAAAMRELGVTPPAV, from the coding sequence ATGACCGAGCTGCTCGACCGACCGGCCGGCGAGCCGGCTGCGCCGTACGACCTCGACGACCGGTTCCGGGTCGACGCCCCGCCGACGCTGCTCACCGGCGTCCAGGCGATCGCCCGCCTCCTCGTCGAGCACCGCGCGCTCGACCGCCGCCGCGGCCTCAACACCGCGACCTTCGTGTCCGGCTACCAGGGCAGCCCGCTCGGCGGCCTGGACCGGATGCTCGCCGGCATGCAGGACGTGCTCGACGAGAACGCCATCCGTTTCGTGCCCGGCCTCAACGAGGAGCTCGCCGCCACCGCCGTGTGGGGCAGCCAGGTCGACCTGCCGCTCGGCACGAGCAAGTACGACGGCGTGACCGGCTTCTGGTACGGCAAGGGCCCCGGCGTCGACCGGGCGACCGACGCCCTGCGCCACGCCAACATGTACGGCGTCAACCGCCGTGGCGGCGCCGTCCTGCTCGTCGGCGACGACCCGGCGTCGAAGTCGTCGACCGTGCCCGCCGTCAGCGAGCGGTCCCTGGCCGCGCTCGGCATCCCCGTGCTGTTCCCCCGCAACTCCACCGAGATCGTCACCCTGGGCCTGCACGCGATCGAGATGTCGCGCTCGACCGGCTGCGTGGTCGCACTCAAGATCGTCGCCGACGTCGCCGACGGCGCATGGGTCGTCGACAGCTCCGACGTCCACCTGACCCCGGTCACCCCGACGATCGACTGGAACGGCCACCCCTACGCCTACACGCAGAGCCCGATCGTGCTCCGCCCGGCGATGATCGTCGGCGCGGAGGCCGAGCTCGTCGGGCCGCGTACGGCGCTCGTCCACGAGTACTCCGCCCGCAACGGCCTCAACGTGGTCGAGGTCGACGCCCCCGGCGCCCGGCTCGGCCTGGTGGCCTCGGGCAGCTGCTACGACTCGCTGCGCCAGGCGCTCACCGACCTCGGCGTCACCGACGAGGCCCTCGTCGCGGCCGGCGTCCGGGTGATGCGGATGGGCATGATGAGCCCGGTCGAGCCCGAGGCCGTGCGCCGGTTCGCCGACGGGCTCGAGGAGATCGTGGTCGTCGAGGACAAGACCTCGTTCATGGAGATGCAGGTCCGCGACCTGCTCTACGGCAGCGCGAACGCGCCGCGGATCCTCGGCAAGCTGGACGCCGCCGGCCAGCGGCTGATCCCCGCCGACGGCGAGCTCACGGCAGGTCGGCTGCTCGCGCCGCTGCGCCACGCGCTCGAGGGCTGGCTGACCGTCGCCCCGCCGCAGCGCCCGCGCACCTCCCTGCCGCTGCTGCCGGTCAACCGGTCGGCGTACTTCTGCTCGGGCTGTCCGCACAACCGCTCCACCGTGCTGCCCGAGGGCTCCATGGGCGGCGGCGGCATCGGCTGCCACGCGATGGTCACCATCTCCGACCGCCCGGAGAGCGCCGTCACCGGCGTGACCCAGATGGGTGGCGAGGGTGCGCAGTGGATCGGGCAGGCGTGGTTCACCGACGCCGGTCACATCTTCCAGAACGTCGGCGACGGCACCTTCTTCCACTCCGCCCAGCTCGCCGTGCAGGCCTGCATCGCGGCGGGGGTCAACATCACCTACAAGCTGCTGTTCAACGAGGTCGTCGCGATGACCGGCGCCCAGGACGCCGAGGGCGCGCTGTCCGTCGCGCAGCTGACCCACAAGCTGAGCACCGAGGGCGTCGCGAAGATCATCGTCTGCGCCGACGACCCGGGCCGCCACCGCCGCCGCGACCTCGCGGCCGGCACCCTGCTGTGGGAGCGCGACCGCCTCGACGAGGCCCAGCGCATCCTGCGCGACACCCCGGGCGTGACCGTGCTGATCTACGACCAGCACTGCGCCGCCGACGCCCGCCGCCAGCGCAAGCGGGGCGGCCTTCCGGCCCGCACCCAGCGGGTCGTCATCAACGAGGCCGTGTGCGAGGGCTGCGGCGACTGCGGCGCCAAGAGCAACTGCCTGTCGGTGCAGCCGGTCGAGACCGAGTACGGCCGCAAGACCCGCATCGAGCAGACGTCGTGCAACACCGACTACAGCTGCCTCGACGGCGACTGCCCGTCGTTCGTCGTGGTCGAGACGGAGCCGCGCCGCAAGCGCAGGGCCTCCAGGGCGGGGAAGGCCGCGAAGGCCAAGCGCTCGTACCCGACGCCGCCGAGCGTCGCGGCCAGCACGGCCGACGAGCCGGTCACCGCGACCCAGAACGTCTTCATGGCGGGCATCGGCGGCACCGGCATCGTCACCGTCAACCAGGTGCTGGCCACGGCCGCCCTGCGTGCGGGGTACGCCGTCGAGTCGCTCGACCAGACCGGCCTGAGCCAGAAGGCCGGCCCGGTCACCGGTCACCTGCGGTTCGCCGCCGGCGACCTCGAGCCGGCCAACCGGCTCACGCCGGGCTCGGCCGACTGCTTCCTCGGCTTCGACCTGCTGACCCTCGCCGAGGACCGCAACCTGACGTACGGCGACCCGGAGACCACCCGCACGGTCGTCTCCACCAGCCGCACGGCGACCGGTGCGATGGTCCACGACCCGAAGGTGCAGCACCCCGACGAGGCCGGCCTGCTCGACCGGGTCCGCACCGCCAGCGTCGAGCTGTTCGACTTCGACGCCCTCGAGGCGGCCGACCGGATCTTCGGCAACACCGTCGCCGCGAACTTCCTGCTCGTCGGTGCCGCCCACCAGACCGGCGCGCTGCGGCTGCCCGCGGCAGCGATCGAGGAGGCCATCGAGATCAACGGAACCGCGGTCGCCGCCAACATCGCGGCCTTCCGCTGGGGCCGCGTCGCGGTCACCGACCCGGCCGCCTTCATGGCTGCCGGCGCCGCCGCCTCCCCTGCCCCGGTCCGCGCGCTCCCGGTGCCTGCGTCCGTCGCGGCAGCCGGCCTCGAGGGCGAGCTGCTCCGCCTGGTCAGCCAGCGGGCCGCCGACCTGGTCGCCTACCAGGACGAGAGGCTCGCCGACTCCTACGTCGCCCTGGTCGCCCAGGTCGCCGCCGCCGAGCGGGCCGCGACGTCGGAGACCCGGTTCAGCGAGGCCGTGGCACGCAACCTGTTCAAGCTGACGGCGTACAAGGACGAGTACGAGGTCGCCCGGCTCCTCACCGACCCGGCCTTCCTCGCCTCGACCGGTGACGCGTTCCCCGGCGGCACGATCGCCTTCAAGCTGCACCCGCCGGTGCTGCGCGCGATGGGCCGCAAGTCGAAGATCTCGTTCGGCCCGAGGTCGCACGGCTCGCTGCGTGCCCTGGCCCGGATGAAGTCGCTGCGCGGCACTCGTGCCGACGTGTTCGGCTACGCCCACCTGCGCAAGGTCGAGCGCGAGCTGCGCGACCACTACCGGACCCTGGTCACCGACCTGGCGTCCGAGCTGGGCGACGCGGCGTCGTACGACCGGGCGGTGCGGATCGCCGAGCTGCCCGACTTGGTCCGCGGCTACGAGAGCGTCAAGCTGCGCAACGTCGAGGAGTACGCCGCCGCGATGCGCGAGCTCGGTGTCACGCCGCCTGCTGTGTGA
- a CDS encoding SDR family oxidoreductase: MSRAHDVFSGRTAVITGAGSGIGKGLAQHAASLGMNLVLADIDEARLAAVAADLPGEVLTVVTNVADADAVERLAEAAFERFGSVELVVNNAGVMRIGYSWAISADDWDTAIDVNLRGVVNGIRAFVPRLVAQGTAAHVVNVSSVGGFLPSPMMAPYTATKFAVLGLTESLAMELQMAQSPVRVSVVTPGPVRSEIFAQAPDTEDPALLGFHQYLAQQNLDEGIPGEQYAEIVLEAVAAGEYWVITHPAFTDAGLAARAEMIQNRTAPSIALG; this comes from the coding sequence ATGAGCAGGGCCCACGACGTCTTCTCCGGCCGCACCGCGGTGATCACCGGTGCCGGCAGCGGCATCGGCAAGGGGCTCGCGCAGCACGCCGCGTCGCTCGGCATGAACCTCGTGCTCGCGGACATCGACGAGGCCCGGCTCGCGGCCGTCGCCGCCGATCTGCCGGGCGAGGTGCTGACCGTGGTCACGAACGTCGCCGACGCCGACGCCGTGGAACGCCTCGCGGAGGCCGCCTTCGAGCGCTTCGGCAGTGTCGAGCTGGTCGTCAACAACGCCGGGGTGATGCGGATCGGCTACTCGTGGGCGATCTCCGCCGACGACTGGGACACGGCCATCGACGTCAACCTGCGCGGCGTCGTCAACGGCATCCGCGCCTTCGTCCCGCGCCTGGTCGCCCAGGGCACCGCGGCCCACGTCGTCAACGTCTCCTCGGTCGGCGGCTTCCTGCCCAGCCCGATGATGGCGCCGTACACCGCCACCAAGTTCGCCGTCCTCGGCCTCACCGAGTCACTGGCCATGGAGCTGCAGATGGCGCAGTCGCCGGTCAGGGTCTCCGTGGTCACCCCCGGCCCGGTCCGCAGCGAGATCTTCGCCCAGGCGCCCGACACCGAGGACCCCGCCCTGCTCGGCTTCCACCAGTACCTCGCCCAGCAGAACCTCGACGAGGGCATCCCCGGCGAGCAGTACGCCGAGATCGTGCTCGAGGCCGTCGCCGCCGGCGAGTACTGGGTGATCACGCACCCCGCGTTCACCGACGCGGGCCTCGCCGCGCGGGCGGAGATGATCCAGAACCGGACGGCTCCCTCGATCGCACTGGGCTAG
- a CDS encoding AsnC family transcriptional regulator, with translation MSDAAVLDATDRAILDLLRENARRPLREIATAVGLTVAPVQRRIARLEKLGVIERYTVKINHGRIATGIEAMTELHFGDDLDLAQIMEFVAQVPEVEEVLTLAGDPDALVRIRVDGVEDLRRVVGILRSGRAVASTKTLVVLEQWTRFG, from the coding sequence GTGAGCGATGCTGCCGTCCTCGATGCCACCGACCGTGCGATCCTCGACCTGCTGCGCGAGAACGCGCGCCGCCCGCTGCGCGAGATCGCGACCGCCGTCGGCCTCACCGTCGCGCCGGTCCAGCGCCGGATCGCGCGGCTGGAGAAGCTCGGCGTGATCGAGCGCTACACGGTCAAGATCAACCACGGCCGGATCGCGACCGGCATCGAGGCGATGACCGAGCTCCACTTCGGCGACGACCTCGACCTGGCCCAGATCATGGAGTTCGTCGCGCAGGTCCCCGAGGTCGAGGAGGTCCTCACCCTCGCCGGCGACCCGGACGCGCTCGTGCGGATCCGGGTCGACGGGGTGGAGGACCTGCGCCGGGTGGTCGGCATCCTGCGCTCGGGACGCGCGGTCGCGAGCACGAAGACGCTGGTCGTGCTGGAGCAGTGGACCCGGTTCGGGTGA
- a CDS encoding Leu/Phe/Val dehydrogenase, which yields MTLTAAPTEPVDLVFERTDELGSAGHEQVVFCRDEATGLRAIIAIHDTRLGPALGGTRFYPYASEAEALTDVLRLSQGMTHKAAAAGIALGGGKAVIIGDPDSIKTPELMAAYGRFVDTLSGRYFTAADVGTTAQDLDAVATATRYVVGHNGGSGDSGFSTAYGVFSAMRATAEHRWGPDGLKGRSVGVEGIGKVGTHLVALLLEEGAEVVVSDASEAALDRIVEAHPAVSTRATVLDAPVDVYAPCALGATLTPGSVDAIRASIVCGAANNQLLDSSVAPLLQQRGITWVPDYVANAGGLIQVGGEIWERAPEEVRGDVAAIATTVRAILTRSDESGRLPSEVAAEIVAERLAAAPARGTTTEGVRA from the coding sequence ATGACCCTCACCGCGGCCCCCACCGAACCCGTCGACCTGGTCTTCGAGCGCACCGACGAGCTCGGCTCCGCCGGCCACGAGCAGGTCGTGTTCTGCCGCGACGAGGCCACCGGCCTGCGCGCGATCATCGCGATCCACGACACGCGGCTGGGCCCGGCGCTCGGCGGCACCCGGTTCTACCCCTACGCCAGCGAGGCCGAGGCGCTCACCGACGTGCTGCGCCTCTCGCAGGGCATGACCCACAAGGCGGCCGCCGCGGGCATCGCCCTCGGCGGCGGCAAGGCCGTCATCATCGGCGACCCCGACTCGATCAAGACGCCGGAGCTGATGGCGGCGTACGGTCGGTTCGTGGACACGCTCTCCGGGCGCTACTTCACCGCCGCCGACGTGGGTACGACGGCACAGGACCTCGACGCGGTCGCCACCGCCACGCGGTACGTCGTCGGCCACAACGGCGGCTCGGGCGACAGCGGCTTCTCCACCGCGTACGGCGTGTTCAGCGCGATGAGGGCGACCGCGGAGCACCGCTGGGGTCCCGACGGCCTCAAGGGCAGGTCGGTCGGCGTCGAGGGCATCGGCAAGGTCGGCACCCATTTGGTCGCGCTGCTCCTCGAGGAGGGCGCGGAGGTCGTCGTGTCCGACGCGTCCGAGGCCGCCCTGGACCGCATCGTCGAGGCGCACCCGGCGGTGAGCACGCGCGCCACCGTCCTCGACGCCCCGGTCGACGTCTACGCCCCGTGCGCGCTCGGCGCGACGCTGACCCCGGGCTCGGTCGACGCGATCCGCGCGAGCATCGTCTGCGGCGCCGCCAACAACCAGCTCCTCGACTCGTCGGTCGCGCCGCTGCTCCAGCAGCGCGGCATCACCTGGGTGCCCGACTACGTCGCCAACGCCGGTGGCCTGATCCAGGTCGGCGGCGAGATCTGGGAGCGCGCGCCCGAGGAGGTCCGCGGCGACGTCGCCGCGATCGCGACCACCGTGCGCGCCATCCTCACCCGCTCCGACGAGAGCGGCCGGCTGCCCAGCGAGGTCGCCGCCGAGATCGTCGCCGAACGCCTCGCCGCGGCGCCCGCCCGCGGCACCACCACCGAGGGGGTCCGCGCATGA